One Elaeis guineensis isolate ETL-2024a chromosome 10, EG11, whole genome shotgun sequence genomic window carries:
- the LOC140851912 gene encoding uncharacterized protein, which translates to MGGNVGAPTIESTYAVMGDVNPPLVIEFMVPLSKVKTEALLEEISVREILMEETSAEPISMEEAPAKGTWMKKTVGHPGETPVAVIEAENPSEQAVPAAYLFLPTTSQAGPLQPVPAAPSAAENLKSAAKFLRNFLSLVEKLFLEEQEDQQWMVSTLRSLAQVGHHLASFIGFISDVSALELTAVREEIDLLKYWLEQAERTNTELTRELNSFEEAL; encoded by the exons ATGGGTGGCAATGTCGGGGCTCCGACCATCGAATCGACTTATGCGGTCATGGGGGATGTGAATCCCCCTTTAGTCATTGAATTTATGGTCCCTCTTTCGAAGGTTAAGACGGAAGCCTTACTGGAGGAGATTTCTGTGAGGGAGATCTTGATGGAGGAGACTTCAGCAGAGCCGATCTCGATGGAGGAGGCTCCAGCAAAGGGTACATGGATGAAAAAGACAGTTGGTCATCCAGGAGAGACTCCAGTAGCTGTAATAGAAGCTGAGAATCCTTCGGAGCAAGCAGTGCCCGCTGCGTATCTTTTTCTTCCGACCACTTCTCAAGCAGGTCCCTTACAACCTGTGCCCGCTGCTCCGTCCGCGGCAGAGAATCTCAAATCTGCAGCAAAGTTTCTGAgaaattttctttctcttgtcGAAAAATTATTTCTTGAAGAACAAGAGGATCAACAATGGATGGTGAGCACCCTCAGGTCCCTTGCCCAG GTTGGGCATCATCTGGCCAGCTTCATTGGCTTTATTTCTGATGTGTCTGCACTAGAGCTTACAGCAGTGAGGGAGGAGATTGACTTGTTGAAGTACTGGTTGGAGCAGGCGGAAAGAACTAATACCGAGCTGACCAGAGAGCTCAACTCTTTTGAGGAAGCCCTTTAA